A single genomic interval of Hevea brasiliensis isolate MT/VB/25A 57/8 chromosome 4, ASM3005281v1, whole genome shotgun sequence harbors:
- the LOC110672679 gene encoding uncharacterized protein LOC110672679 isoform X2: MEIQRIVVCLESQHTPNPQEQEQVEVGSRRKPKVEKPEMIEIVNLDDGDDDVFFYSPISNKGNTRRTAIAVEQYSEERDLNLAIIASLKSTNKTNKQENFVHLSHDNHDYYYVDDVGGGVDDDDDDVRVLNFKPQSNISKVGRNSFKDSVTECGQSSKAKSDPEFVCEICVEPKTGDESFDIKGCTHAYCRDCMAKYLDSKLQDNIAKISCPVSGCAGSLEPEYCRSILPQEVFDRWGNALCEALIMGCQKFYCPFKDCSAMLIDDGGEVIRESECPNCRRMFCAQCKVPWHSGIQCQEFQKLHEDEREKEDIMLMKLAENKHWRRCPNCRIYVERTQGCRCGAAFCYSCGTAKTNTSSHYCNYCKG; this comes from the coding sequence ATGGAAATCCAACGTATTGTGGTCTGCTTAGAATCCCAGCACACTCCAAATCCTCAGGAACAAGAACAGGTGGAAGTAGGATCAAGAAGGAAGCCAAAAGTGGAGAAACCAGAGATGATTGAGATTGTGAACCTAGACGATGGTGATGATGATGTGTTTTTCTACTCACCCATCTCAAACAAAGGTAACACCAGGAGAACTGCAATAGCTGTTGAGCAGTACAGTGAAGAAAGAGACCTTAACCTTGCTATTATAGCCTCCCTTAAATCCACCAACAAAACCAACAAGCAGGAAAATTTTGTCCATCTTTCCCATGATAATCATGATTATTACTATGTGGATGATGTTGGTGGTGGTGTtgacgatgatgatgatgatgttaGAGTACTTAACTTCAAACCCCAATCCAACATTTCTAAGGTAGGAAGAAATAGCTTTAAAGATTCGGTGACCGAATGCGGACAATCTTCTAAAGCCAAAAGCGACCCTGAATTCGTCTGTGAGATATGCGTTGAACCCAAGACTGGAGATGAGTCATTTGACATCAAGGGTTGCACTCATGCTTACTGTAGGGACTGCATGGCCAAATACTTAGACTCAAAATTGCAAGACAATATAGCTAAAATTTCTTGTCCTGTATCAGGTTGTGCAGGCTCATTAGAGCCTGAGTATTGCCGTTCAATCCTTCCTCAGGAAGTTTTTGATAGGTGGGGCAATGCTTTGTGTGAAGCTCTGATTATGGGGTGTCAGAAATTCTATTGTCCCTTCAAGGATTGCTCAGCAATGTTGATTGATGATGGAGGAGAGGTCATAAGGGAATCTGAGTGTCCTAATTGCAGGAGAATGTTCTGTGCACAATGCAAGGTCCCTTGGCATTCAGGGATTCAGTGCCAAGAGTTCCAGAAATTGCATGAGGATGAGAGAGAGAAGGAGGATATCATGTTGATGAAGCTAGCAGAGAATAAGCATTGGAGGAGGTGCCCAAATTGCAGGATATATGTTGAGAGAACACA
- the LOC110672679 gene encoding E3 ubiquitin-protein ligase RSL1 isoform X1, with protein MEIQRIVVCLESQHTPNPQEQEQVEVGSRRKPKVEKPEMIEIVNLDDGDDDVFFYSPISNKGNTRRTAIAVEQYSEERDLNLAIIASLKSTNKTNKQENFVHLSHDNHDYYYVDDVGGGVDDDDDDVRVLNFKPQSNISKVGRNSFKDSVTECGQSSKAKSDPEFVCEICVEPKTGDESFDIKGCTHAYCRDCMAKYLDSKLQDNIAKISCPVSGCAGSLEPEYCRSILPQEVFDRWGNALCEALIMGCQKFYCPFKDCSAMLIDDGGEVIRESECPNCRRMFCAQCKVPWHSGIQCQEFQKLHEDEREKEDIMLMKLAENKHWRRCPNCRIYVERTQGCRYMKCRCGAAFCYSCGTAKTNTSSHYCNYCKG; from the coding sequence ATGGAAATCCAACGTATTGTGGTCTGCTTAGAATCCCAGCACACTCCAAATCCTCAGGAACAAGAACAGGTGGAAGTAGGATCAAGAAGGAAGCCAAAAGTGGAGAAACCAGAGATGATTGAGATTGTGAACCTAGACGATGGTGATGATGATGTGTTTTTCTACTCACCCATCTCAAACAAAGGTAACACCAGGAGAACTGCAATAGCTGTTGAGCAGTACAGTGAAGAAAGAGACCTTAACCTTGCTATTATAGCCTCCCTTAAATCCACCAACAAAACCAACAAGCAGGAAAATTTTGTCCATCTTTCCCATGATAATCATGATTATTACTATGTGGATGATGTTGGTGGTGGTGTtgacgatgatgatgatgatgttaGAGTACTTAACTTCAAACCCCAATCCAACATTTCTAAGGTAGGAAGAAATAGCTTTAAAGATTCGGTGACCGAATGCGGACAATCTTCTAAAGCCAAAAGCGACCCTGAATTCGTCTGTGAGATATGCGTTGAACCCAAGACTGGAGATGAGTCATTTGACATCAAGGGTTGCACTCATGCTTACTGTAGGGACTGCATGGCCAAATACTTAGACTCAAAATTGCAAGACAATATAGCTAAAATTTCTTGTCCTGTATCAGGTTGTGCAGGCTCATTAGAGCCTGAGTATTGCCGTTCAATCCTTCCTCAGGAAGTTTTTGATAGGTGGGGCAATGCTTTGTGTGAAGCTCTGATTATGGGGTGTCAGAAATTCTATTGTCCCTTCAAGGATTGCTCAGCAATGTTGATTGATGATGGAGGAGAGGTCATAAGGGAATCTGAGTGTCCTAATTGCAGGAGAATGTTCTGTGCACAATGCAAGGTCCCTTGGCATTCAGGGATTCAGTGCCAAGAGTTCCAGAAATTGCATGAGGATGAGAGAGAGAAGGAGGATATCATGTTGATGAAGCTAGCAGAGAATAAGCATTGGAGGAGGTGCCCAAATTGCAGGATATATGTTGAGAGAACACA